The Kineothrix sp. MB12-C1 genome includes a window with the following:
- a CDS encoding deoxyribonuclease IV, with amino-acid sequence MLKIGSHVGMKGKDMFLGSAKEAASYSANAFMIFTGAPQNTKRKPIEELNIEQGLAYMEENDILEAIVHAPYIINLGNSINNETFSLAIDFLSMDIQRTEALKSKVLVLHPGAHVGAGADVGIDQIAKGLNEILDKNTNCTIALETMAGKGSEIGRSFEELAAIFDKVIHNDKLSVCLDTCHMHDAGYDIIHDFDGCIEQLDRLIGKDKVAVLHINDSKNPCGASKDRHTNIGHGYIGFDALHRIVHHPDFADVPKILETPYRPSSEDAAKLVPPYKEEILMLRSGIFTESL; translated from the coding sequence ATGTTGAAAATAGGTTCACACGTAGGAATGAAAGGCAAAGATATGTTCTTAGGTTCTGCCAAAGAGGCAGCATCCTATAGCGCTAATGCCTTTATGATATTTACCGGCGCTCCGCAGAATACAAAGCGCAAGCCAATAGAAGAATTGAATATTGAACAGGGACTGGCATATATGGAAGAGAATGATATTTTAGAAGCTATCGTCCATGCCCCCTACATTATTAATCTGGGAAACAGCATAAATAACGAGACCTTTTCTCTCGCCATAGATTTCCTGTCCATGGATATTCAGCGTACAGAAGCCCTTAAGAGCAAGGTTCTCGTCCTGCATCCCGGCGCTCATGTAGGAGCAGGAGCGGATGTAGGGATCGACCAGATAGCCAAAGGGCTGAATGAAATATTAGATAAGAATACAAATTGTACCATCGCTTTGGAGACGATGGCCGGAAAAGGTTCCGAAATCGGCCGCTCCTTCGAAGAGCTTGCCGCTATCTTCGACAAGGTTATTCATAACGATAAACTTAGTGTCTGTCTGGACACCTGCCACATGCACGATGCCGGTTACGACATTATTCATGACTTCGATGGCTGTATCGAACAGCTGGATCGCCTGATCGGCAAGGACAAGGTAGCTGTACTCCATATTAATGACAGTAAGAATCCTTGTGGCGCTTCTAAGGATCGCCATACCAATATTGGGCATGGATATATTGGATTCGATGCCCTGCATCGCATCGTCCACCATCCCGATTTCGCGGATGTTCCTAAGATTCTGGAAACACCATATCGCCCTTCCTCTGAAGATGCCGCAAAACTCGTGCCGCCTTACAAGGAAGAGATTCTTATGTTAAGAAGCGGAATCTTTACCGAATCGCTATAG
- a CDS encoding alpha-amylase family glycosyl hydrolase encodes MWAYESVFYQIYPLGFCGAPFENDGIVVSRIEKVNEWIPHMKKLGTDAVYFSPVFESDTHGYNTRDFRKVDSRLGTNEDFKHVCASLHANGIKVVLDGVFNHVGRGFYQFQDVIRNRESSPYLHWFHINLDGNSNYNDGLWYEGWEGHYDLVKLNLRNEEVVEHILESVGHWIDEFAIDGLRLDVAYSLDHDFVRRLRSFTDNKKEEFFLLGEMLHGDYNQMVNENMLHSATNYECYKGLYSSFNSMNMFEINHSLLRQFGPEGWTLYKGKHLLSFVDNHDVTRIASILANEKHLPLIHALCFGMPGIPCIYYGSEWGVRGNKSEGDTALRVGYEKPVFNELSEFIAKLAEAKKNSEALNYGDFQSFVLTNKQCIFERKSQNERVLVAINADSETFTAHFNAGCGRAVDLITGKEHDFGGGSELPPYSAFFWKAESN; translated from the coding sequence ATGTGGGCTTATGAAAGTGTATTTTATCAAATATATCCGCTTGGGTTTTGCGGTGCACCATTTGAAAATGATGGAATAGTGGTATCCAGAATAGAGAAAGTGAATGAGTGGATTCCTCATATGAAGAAGTTGGGAACAGATGCGGTTTATTTTTCCCCGGTTTTTGAGTCGGATACGCATGGGTATAACACGAGAGATTTCAGAAAGGTCGATAGCAGACTCGGTACGAACGAGGATTTTAAGCATGTATGTGCATCCCTTCATGCAAATGGCATCAAGGTAGTGCTGGATGGAGTTTTCAATCATGTGGGGAGAGGATTCTATCAATTTCAGGATGTGATACGAAATAGAGAGAGCTCTCCTTATCTGCATTGGTTCCATATTAATCTGGATGGGAACTCCAATTATAACGATGGTCTTTGGTATGAAGGATGGGAAGGCCATTATGACTTGGTGAAGCTGAACCTTAGGAATGAAGAAGTAGTGGAGCATATTTTGGAAAGTGTAGGTCATTGGATCGATGAATTTGCTATCGATGGCTTGCGCTTGGATGTAGCGTATTCTTTGGATCATGACTTTGTGCGTAGACTTAGAAGCTTCACGGATAACAAGAAAGAGGAATTTTTCCTGCTGGGTGAGATGCTGCATGGAGATTATAATCAAATGGTGAATGAGAACATGCTGCATTCCGCTACGAACTATGAATGCTATAAGGGGTTATATTCTAGCTTTAACAGCATGAATATGTTTGAAATCAACCATTCTTTGCTGCGGCAGTTCGGTCCGGAAGGCTGGACCCTCTATAAAGGCAAGCACTTACTTTCCTTTGTGGACAACCATGATGTGACAAGAATTGCAAGTATTCTTGCAAATGAGAAACACCTTCCTCTCATCCATGCGCTTTGTTTTGGAATGCCTGGAATCCCTTGTATTTATTATGGAAGTGAATGGGGAGTCAGAGGGAATAAGAGTGAGGGGGATACGGCGCTGCGTGTCGGCTATGAGAAGCCGGTCTTTAATGAATTGTCAGAATTTATCGCGAAGCTCGCTGAAGCGAAGAAGAATTCAGAAGCGTTGAACTATGGAGACTTCCAATCTTTTGTGCTTACGAATAAACAATGCATATTCGAGCGGAAATCACAAAATGAAAGAGTGTTAGTGGCAATCAATGCGGATAGTGAAACGTTTACAGCCCATTTTAACGCAGGCTGTGGAAGAGCCGTGGATTTGATTACCGGTAAGGAGCATGACTTTGGAGGCGGAAGTGAGCTTCCGCCGTATAGTGCATTCTTTTGGAAAGCGGAATCTAATTAA
- a CDS encoding ATP-dependent DNA helicase has product MELEEKEKAQIRISVRNLVEFVMRSGDIDNRRSQAPDQAMQEGGRIHRMIQRRMGADYHAEVALRHRYETEEYVVIIEGRADGIIDGTETSPATVDEIKGTYQELKKIKGAYAVHLAQAKCYAYIYAAKNELKEMNVRMTYCNMDTEELKYFHSEYTFPELKEWFDDLLIQYRKWTDFEFHWKKERQQSIKSLSFPFPYREGQKDLVTYVYQSIYHKKKLFIEAPTGVGKTISTVFPAVKAMGEGMGDRIFYLTAKTITRTVADDTFQLLREKGLQMKSVILTAKDKICFMEETECNPEYCPYAKGHYDRINEAIYDLLTKSDNFGRTVIEQYAMAHRVCPFELCLDMSLFSDAVICDYNYVFDPHVYLKRFFSDGVSGEYIFLIDEAHNLVERGREMYSAVLCKEDFLRLKKSVAAIDSKIEHYLEKCNKELLLLKRECTDYKIEEYISPFVLDLQKLGGAMETYLEEHDGHGEVHNGEVREEILEFYFAVSHFLDIYERVDDNYVVYSQLCEDGSFLLKLFCVNPSLNLKECMKKGRSTVLFSATLLPIQYYKSLLGGDAEDYEVYAKSVFDPERKALFIGSDVTSRYARRTEDEYYNIASYIYEIVKNRHGNYMIFFPSHAFLQKVYGIFEAEFMDKGPIECILQEDRMDEQEREEFLNRFSWNDNCDFSEAIQMDIEMEEDKSLLGFCVLGGIFSEGIDLKNDSLIGAMIVGTGLPLVCNEREILKDYFDERGGSGFDYAYRYPGMNKVLQAAGRVIRTAEDVGIVALLDDRFLGRVYQKMFPREWEHFEVVTEKNVARRVERFWDGWL; this is encoded by the coding sequence TAATCATAGAAGGAAGGGCGGATGGAATCATAGATGGTACGGAGACATCGCCTGCGACTGTGGATGAGATAAAGGGAACATATCAAGAGCTAAAGAAGATAAAAGGGGCATATGCAGTTCATTTGGCACAGGCCAAATGCTATGCCTATATCTATGCGGCAAAGAATGAATTGAAGGAAATGAATGTCCGTATGACATACTGCAATATGGATACGGAAGAATTGAAATATTTTCATTCGGAGTATACGTTTCCAGAATTAAAGGAGTGGTTTGATGATCTGCTGATTCAATATAGAAAATGGACTGATTTCGAATTCCACTGGAAGAAGGAAAGGCAGCAGTCCATTAAGTCACTTTCTTTTCCATTTCCCTATCGGGAGGGGCAGAAAGATTTAGTAACTTATGTATACCAGAGTATCTATCACAAGAAAAAACTTTTCATAGAAGCACCCACCGGAGTCGGTAAGACGATATCCACAGTATTCCCGGCGGTAAAAGCCATGGGAGAGGGGATGGGAGATAGAATCTTCTATCTGACAGCCAAAACGATTACAAGAACGGTGGCAGATGATACATTTCAGCTCTTGCGTGAAAAAGGGTTGCAGATGAAGAGTGTAATATTAACGGCGAAAGATAAAATCTGCTTTATGGAAGAAACAGAATGCAATCCGGAATATTGTCCTTATGCAAAAGGGCATTATGACCGTATCAATGAAGCGATTTATGACTTGTTGACCAAATCGGACAATTTTGGGAGGACAGTTATTGAACAGTATGCGATGGCTCATCGTGTATGTCCTTTTGAGTTATGTCTGGATATGAGCCTGTTTTCCGATGCCGTCATTTGTGATTATAATTATGTATTCGATCCGCATGTATACTTGAAACGTTTTTTTTCGGATGGAGTGAGCGGTGAATATATCTTTCTCATAGATGAGGCCCACAATCTGGTGGAGCGAGGGCGGGAAATGTATAGCGCGGTCCTATGTAAGGAAGATTTCCTGCGATTGAAAAAGAGCGTAGCAGCTATCGATAGCAAAATAGAACATTATTTGGAAAAGTGCAATAAGGAATTACTCTTATTAAAAAGAGAATGCACAGATTACAAAATAGAAGAGTATATTTCTCCCTTTGTATTGGACCTGCAGAAATTAGGCGGAGCTATGGAGACTTATTTGGAGGAACACGATGGCCATGGTGAGGTGCATAATGGAGAGGTAAGAGAAGAAATTCTTGAATTTTATTTTGCCGTTTCCCACTTTCTGGATATTTATGAAAGAGTGGATGATAATTATGTTGTTTATTCTCAGTTATGTGAGGATGGCAGCTTTCTTTTGAAACTCTTTTGCGTAAATCCTTCGTTGAACCTTAAGGAGTGTATGAAGAAGGGAAGAAGCACTGTTTTATTTTCCGCTACCTTACTTCCGATTCAATATTATAAAAGCCTGTTAGGCGGGGATGCGGAAGATTATGAGGTATATGCGAAGTCCGTCTTCGATCCGGAGAGGAAGGCATTATTTATCGGAAGTGACGTGACGAGCAGATATGCGAGAAGGACGGAAGATGAATATTATAATATTGCGTCTTATATTTATGAAATCGTGAAGAACCGTCACGGAAATTATATGATATTTTTTCCCTCCCACGCATTTTTACAGAAAGTGTATGGGATATTCGAAGCGGAGTTCATGGATAAGGGGCCGATTGAGTGCATTCTGCAAGAAGACCGTATGGATGAGCAGGAGAGAGAGGAATTCCTTAATCGTTTTTCGTGGAATGATAACTGTGATTTCTCGGAAGCAATTCAAATGGATATTGAAATGGAGGAGGATAAAAGCCTTCTTGGTTTTTGTGTGCTTGGGGGTATTTTCAGCGAGGGAATTGATCTTAAGAATGACAGCTTAATCGGAGCAATGATTGTTGGGACAGGGCTGCCCCTCGTTTGCAACGAACGGGAGATTCTTAAAGATTACTTCGATGAAAGGGGCGGCAGCGGATTCGACTATGCTTATCGGTATCCGGGCATGAATAAAGTGCTGCAGGCAGCGGGGAGAGTCATAAGGACCGCAGAAGATGTGGGAATTGTGGCTTTACTGGATGATCGATTCCTGGGCCGTGTCTACCAGAAGATGTTCCCGAGGGAATGGGAACATTTCGAGGTAGTAACAGAAAAAAATGTCGCAAGACGGGTAGAACGATTTTGGGATGGTTGGCTATAG